The Lacipirellula parvula genome window below encodes:
- a CDS encoding MFS transporter, translating into MLATAPVDAPNETARPSVGPTGNVRWKICALLFFAAMINYVDRAVFGILKPKLMTELNWNEETFANVTASFTFAYALGYGFAGRAMDLLGVRVGYALCVAAWSAAAMGNGLVRTALGFSFMRGALGLAEGGNFPAAIKSVSQWFPKRERALATGIFNSGSSVGALVAPMMVPWITENYGWPAAFYATGFLGFIWLVFWWKWYEAPERHPSVSASELAYIQSDPIDPPQAISWLELLRHRQVWAFIVGMSLSSPIWWFYLYWAAGFLYERFGFDLKNIGPPLVVIYVSADVGSIAGGWLSGWLLKRGWSLNAARKITLLVCALCVVPVFGAALVTNGWIAVGLIALAAAAHQGFSANLYTLVSDMAPRKVVSSIVGLGGMAAGFVGMGFQIGTGYVLEHWKSGYLAILGVASVSYLVNVLIIHLLVPRLEPMRIDSAA; encoded by the coding sequence ATGCTCGCGACTGCCCCTGTGGATGCGCCGAACGAAACTGCGCGGCCGAGCGTCGGGCCGACCGGGAATGTTCGCTGGAAGATTTGTGCGCTGCTCTTCTTCGCGGCGATGATCAACTACGTTGATCGCGCCGTGTTCGGCATTCTCAAGCCGAAGCTAATGACGGAACTGAATTGGAACGAGGAAACGTTCGCGAACGTCACCGCGTCGTTCACCTTTGCTTACGCGCTCGGCTACGGCTTCGCAGGGCGGGCGATGGATTTGCTCGGCGTGCGCGTCGGCTACGCCTTGTGCGTGGCGGCGTGGAGCGCGGCGGCGATGGGGAACGGGCTGGTGCGGACGGCCCTCGGTTTCAGTTTTATGCGCGGGGCGCTCGGTTTAGCCGAGGGGGGCAACTTTCCCGCGGCGATCAAGTCGGTGAGCCAGTGGTTCCCGAAGCGGGAGCGAGCCCTCGCTACCGGCATCTTTAACTCGGGCAGCAGCGTTGGCGCCCTCGTCGCGCCGATGATGGTGCCGTGGATCACGGAAAACTACGGCTGGCCGGCCGCGTTTTACGCGACGGGGTTCCTCGGGTTCATTTGGCTCGTCTTCTGGTGGAAGTGGTACGAAGCGCCGGAACGCCACCCGAGCGTCTCGGCCAGCGAACTCGCCTACATCCAAAGCGACCCGATTGATCCGCCGCAGGCGATCTCGTGGCTTGAGTTGCTGCGCCACCGGCAGGTGTGGGCGTTCATCGTCGGCATGTCGCTCAGTTCGCCGATCTGGTGGTTTTATCTCTATTGGGCGGCGGGGTTTCTGTATGAGCGGTTCGGGTTCGACCTCAAGAACATTGGGCCGCCGTTGGTCGTGATCTACGTCTCCGCCGATGTGGGGAGCATCGCGGGGGGCTGGCTTTCCGGATGGCTGCTCAAGCGTGGTTGGAGCCTGAACGCCGCGCGTAAGATCACGCTGCTCGTCTGCGCGCTGTGCGTCGTACCCGTGTTCGGAGCGGCGCTCGTGACGAATGGTTGGATTGCCGTCGGCTTGATCGCGCTCGCGGCGGCGGCTCACCAAGGGTTCTCGGCGAACCTCTATACGCTCGTTTCCGACATGGCGCCGCGGAAGGTGGTGAGCTCGATCGTCGGCCTCGGCGGCATGGCGGCGGGGTTCGTGGGGATGGGATTTCAGATCGGCACGGGGTACGTCCTTGAGCATTGGAAGTCGGGCTACCTGGCGATCTTGGGCGTTGCATCGGTGTCGTACCTCGTCAATGTGCTGATCATTCACTTGCTGGTGCCACGGCTGGAGCCGATGCGGATTGATTCAGCCGCATGA
- a CDS encoding lactonase family protein: MTSTRTASKLTLPLMAMAVLASLLSQTSQAADAMRVYIGAYTQNGGRGINQASFDPNTGELKLLGLVGEAKNPSFLALPANDEFLYSVNEIGDYSATRGGMLSAFAVDAKSGKLSLLNHESTEGTGPCFVSLDKDGKHALVANYGNGTVAVLPIDAAGKLQPASSVMQQEGSGPNAARQEGPHAHSIKLDPANRFALACDLGADKVFVYRFDPAKGTLTPNESPWFQTAPGAGPRHLAFHPNGKWVYIINELDCTLVAAAYDAEQGVLKALQTETTLPAGGVEGNTCAEVVVHPSGKFVYASNRGHDSIAMFSIDATTGKLTPLGQHPAGGKTPRNFNIDPSGKFLLAALQGSNRVVVHAIDQATGKLTQTDHAIETPMPVCIEFVP; the protein is encoded by the coding sequence ATGACGTCGACTCGCACCGCATCGAAGTTAACGCTGCCCCTCATGGCGATGGCCGTTCTGGCCAGCCTCCTTAGCCAAACCAGCCAAGCCGCCGACGCGATGCGCGTCTACATCGGCGCCTACACCCAAAACGGCGGCCGCGGCATCAACCAAGCCTCATTCGATCCGAACACCGGCGAACTGAAACTGCTCGGCCTCGTCGGCGAAGCGAAGAACCCGTCGTTCTTGGCGCTCCCTGCGAACGATGAGTTTCTCTACTCCGTCAACGAAATCGGCGACTACAGCGCCACGCGCGGCGGCATGCTCAGTGCGTTCGCCGTCGACGCCAAGTCGGGCAAGTTATCGCTGCTGAACCACGAATCAACCGAGGGAACCGGCCCCTGCTTCGTTTCGCTCGATAAGGACGGCAAGCACGCGCTCGTCGCTAACTATGGCAACGGAACCGTCGCCGTCCTGCCGATCGACGCCGCCGGCAAGCTGCAGCCTGCGAGCAGCGTCATGCAACAGGAAGGTTCCGGCCCGAACGCCGCCCGCCAGGAAGGTCCGCACGCCCACTCGATCAAGCTCGACCCCGCCAATCGCTTCGCGCTCGCCTGCGACCTCGGCGCCGACAAGGTCTTCGTCTACCGCTTCGATCCCGCGAAGGGGACGCTGACGCCAAACGAATCGCCCTGGTTCCAAACGGCCCCCGGCGCCGGCCCGCGCCACTTGGCGTTTCACCCCAACGGAAAATGGGTCTACATTATCAACGAACTCGACTGCACGCTCGTTGCCGCTGCCTACGACGCCGAGCAGGGCGTCTTGAAGGCGTTGCAAACGGAAACAACATTGCCCGCCGGCGGCGTCGAGGGAAACACCTGCGCCGAAGTCGTCGTCCACCCGAGCGGCAAGTTTGTCTACGCTTCGAACCGCGGCCATGATTCGATCGCGATGTTCTCCATCGACGCGACGACCGGCAAGCTCACGCCGCTCGGCCAACACCCCGCCGGCGGCAAGACGCCGCGCAATTTCAACATCGACCCCAGCGGCAAGTTTCTGCTCGCCGCGCTGCAAGGTTCGAATCGCGTCGTCGTCCATGCGATCGACCAAGCCACCGGCAAGCTAACGCAAACCGATCACGCGATCGAAACGCCGATGCCAGTTTGCATTGAGTTCGTGCCGTAA
- a CDS encoding MFS transporter yields MNPRYELWRRITFGITWLIYATFYFTRQAFDVAKPAFEGSAVRLTREEMGHVNSVYSTVYMLGQFAFGSLGDKYGPRVVLLFGIALSVFAAAAGGFALTFWTFIALAVLQGMAQSTGWSNANKTMSNWFSLRERGRVVGWWCTCYSLGPAIALMFGGAMMRLFSSQRSGADGAPQVVEYWPAAFWSAAAVLGVVGVLAWFLLSDRPEDLGLPSIEQYHGEPESLIDDESPAEPAPEGSSAIIREVLSSPSIWLLAISYFCVKLTRYVFIFWGPLYVKESLGSDASTSAFTAAAMPIGGVVGVIAIGYVSDLLFQSRRAPAAMLSLLATAGVLLVGLTQLESAWAMAAFFFCVGAFLFGPDSVISATASMDFGTKRGAGTAIGFVNGVGSIGGIFGGFLPGMLTKGDDWSPLFRVLLIGLVLSACVLSPLWRRKPPTAKTA; encoded by the coding sequence TTGAATCCTCGATACGAACTGTGGCGGCGGATCACCTTCGGCATCACGTGGCTCATCTACGCCACCTTTTACTTCACGCGGCAAGCGTTCGACGTCGCCAAACCGGCGTTCGAAGGCTCGGCGGTGAGACTCACGCGCGAAGAGATGGGGCATGTCAATTCGGTCTACTCCACCGTCTACATGCTGGGGCAGTTTGCGTTTGGCTCGCTCGGCGATAAGTACGGGCCGCGCGTCGTGTTGCTCTTCGGGATTGCGCTGAGCGTGTTCGCGGCAGCGGCGGGCGGGTTCGCGCTCACGTTCTGGACCTTTATCGCACTCGCGGTGCTGCAGGGCATGGCCCAGTCGACCGGTTGGAGCAACGCCAACAAGACAATGAGCAACTGGTTCTCGCTGCGCGAGCGGGGCCGCGTCGTCGGTTGGTGGTGCACCTGTTATTCGCTCGGCCCGGCGATTGCGCTGATGTTCGGCGGCGCGATGATGCGGTTGTTCAGCAGCCAACGGTCCGGCGCCGACGGCGCGCCGCAGGTCGTGGAATATTGGCCAGCGGCGTTTTGGAGCGCGGCGGCGGTGCTCGGCGTCGTCGGCGTGCTGGCGTGGTTCTTGCTGAGCGATCGACCCGAAGACCTCGGCTTGCCGTCGATTGAACAGTACCACGGCGAGCCCGAGTCGCTGATCGACGACGAGTCGCCTGCGGAACCGGCGCCGGAAGGTTCGTCGGCGATCATCCGCGAAGTGCTGAGCTCGCCGAGCATTTGGTTGCTAGCGATCTCCTACTTTTGCGTGAAGCTGACCCGCTACGTGTTCATCTTCTGGGGTCCGCTGTATGTGAAGGAAAGCCTCGGCAGCGACGCCTCGACGAGCGCGTTCACGGCGGCGGCGATGCCGATTGGCGGCGTCGTCGGGGTGATTGCGATCGGCTATGTGAGCGACCTGTTGTTCCAATCGCGGCGGGCGCCGGCGGCGATGTTGTCGCTGCTCGCGACGGCGGGCGTGCTGCTCGTGGGGCTCACGCAACTGGAGAGTGCGTGGGCGATGGCGGCATTCTTCTTTTGCGTCGGCGCGTTTTTGTTTGGTCCCGACTCGGTGATCTCGGCGACCGCGTCGATGGACTTCGGCACGAAGCGGGGTGCGGGGACGGCGATTGGCTTCGTCAACGGCGTCGGTTCGATTGGCGGAATCTTTGGCGGATTTCTGCCGGGGATGCTGACGAAGGGGGACGATTGGTCGCCATTGTTCCGCGTGCTGCTGATCGGACTCGTGCTCTCGGCCTGCGTGTTATCGCCCCTCTGGCGCCGGAAGCCTCCTACAGCGAAAACGGCGTAA
- a CDS encoding DUF1501 domain-containing protein yields the protein MLNPLWQPDRREMFRHLGLGAMASTCASWLPSLAEQVAADPRRKRHCILLWMSGGPTQTDTFDMKPGHNNGGEFKEIATRAPGLRFSEHLPKLAEHSERIAVIRSLTTKEGDHERGTHLVRTGQPPMGAVAYPSIACSLAKELGETAESSLPNYVSVAPTLQISPAAFGPGFLGPSFAPALVGGNGAPGGPVAGGKFAALTLDDLELPRGVGEAQAMRRMKLWNAMEKRFLNDHRAASFNDHHALYRKAADMMRPEVRAAFDLSQEPDAVREKYGPGMFGQGCLLARRLVERGVPFVEVSLGSGLGWDTHAENFKLVKDLSGELDAGWATLMTELSERGLLDSTTIVWMGEFGRTPVINSMGGRDHFPNAWSCVLSGGGVKGGQAYGKTSADGMTVEEKPTAIGDVLATVSAALGVPPDTENFAMGERPIKIAEGTPIAELLA from the coding sequence ATGCTCAATCCACTTTGGCAGCCCGATCGCCGCGAGATGTTTCGACATCTAGGGCTAGGAGCGATGGCGTCGACGTGCGCGAGTTGGTTGCCGTCGCTCGCCGAGCAGGTGGCAGCCGACCCGCGGCGGAAGCGGCATTGCATTTTGCTGTGGATGAGCGGGGGCCCGACGCAGACCGACACGTTCGACATGAAGCCGGGGCACAACAACGGCGGCGAGTTCAAAGAGATCGCCACGCGGGCGCCAGGGCTGCGATTCAGCGAACATTTGCCGAAGCTCGCCGAGCATAGCGAGCGGATCGCGGTGATTCGGTCGCTCACCACGAAAGAGGGCGACCACGAACGCGGCACGCACCTCGTGCGCACCGGGCAACCGCCGATGGGCGCCGTCGCGTATCCGTCGATCGCGTGCTCGCTAGCGAAGGAATTGGGAGAGACGGCGGAATCGTCGCTGCCGAATTACGTGAGCGTGGCGCCGACGCTGCAGATCAGCCCCGCGGCGTTCGGGCCGGGTTTCTTAGGGCCGAGCTTCGCTCCCGCACTCGTCGGCGGCAATGGTGCGCCAGGTGGACCGGTGGCGGGCGGCAAGTTTGCAGCGCTGACGCTCGACGACCTCGAACTGCCGCGCGGCGTCGGCGAAGCGCAAGCGATGCGGCGGATGAAATTGTGGAATGCGATGGAGAAGCGGTTCCTCAACGATCATCGCGCGGCGTCGTTTAATGATCACCACGCACTCTACCGCAAGGCGGCCGACATGATGCGGCCCGAAGTGCGGGCGGCGTTTGATTTGTCGCAAGAACCCGATGCGGTCCGCGAGAAATACGGGCCCGGCATGTTCGGCCAAGGGTGTCTGCTTGCCCGCCGACTCGTTGAGCGCGGCGTGCCGTTCGTCGAGGTGTCGCTCGGCTCGGGGCTCGGTTGGGATACGCATGCGGAGAATTTCAAGTTGGTGAAAGATCTGTCGGGCGAACTCGACGCAGGCTGGGCGACGCTGATGACGGAACTGAGCGAACGTGGCTTGCTCGACAGCACGACGATCGTTTGGATGGGCGAGTTTGGCCGCACGCCGGTGATCAACTCGATGGGGGGCCGCGATCATTTTCCCAATGCGTGGTCGTGCGTGCTGTCTGGCGGCGGTGTGAAGGGTGGTCAGGCGTACGGGAAGACGAGCGCCGACGGCATGACGGTCGAAGAGAAGCCGACGGCGATTGGCGACGTGCTGGCGACGGTGAGCGCGGCGCTTGGGGTGCCGCCCGATACTGAGAATTTTGCGATGGGCGAGCGGCCGATCAAGATTGCCGAGGGGACGCCGATTGCGGAGTTGTTGGCGTAG
- a CDS encoding DUF1549 domain-containing protein, with product MASLFYTAIKRSRCCWLALAIGFAAMCIAPSSLADDGKIATPLAESALSVDGRQLRMTQRIDELLAQGQAAANVTPAPLGDDAEFLRRASLDLTGVVPRASEVRDFLADEQPDKRQALVDRLLASSRYSTHMATTWRNRILPSGADPSRARDAAALQKWLRTRFARNLRYDNLVGSLLLTNGGDEIGPALYYQSHGVAPEKVAASAAELFLGVKLQCAQCHDHPFADWSQREFWGLAAFFARTESPGAGMGMQTSYKLVDVPRGEVKIPESEEVVPPKYPRGEELSTDDGTTRRSQLVLWLTSRDNRYFSRAAVNWAWSHLFGEGLVDSLDDFDDAKELAANEQLLVELADYFVESKFNLQQLWRTLATTEAYQRSSGYEGDKPPARELFAVMLPKPLTPEQLYDSFMRLAPSPEQRYAAGRTPNEMAAMLDEDPNRVEFVRRMRPPPGEPTEYQAGTLQALMLMNGQTTSRVTGPQESRLLGAINAPFLSDAERIDALFLSTLSRLPNEEERTLFVETLSETTSDEERQQALSDSFWALLNSTEFAFNH from the coding sequence ATGGCGTCGCTTTTCTACACTGCTATCAAACGCAGCCGCTGTTGCTGGCTGGCGCTCGCCATTGGTTTCGCCGCGATGTGCATTGCGCCGTCATCGCTGGCCGATGACGGCAAGATTGCCACGCCGTTGGCCGAGTCCGCACTGAGCGTCGACGGTCGCCAGTTGCGGATGACACAGCGCATCGACGAGTTGCTCGCCCAAGGGCAAGCCGCGGCGAATGTGACGCCGGCGCCGCTTGGCGATGACGCCGAGTTCCTGCGGCGGGCGTCGCTCGATCTCACCGGCGTCGTGCCGCGGGCGTCGGAGGTCCGCGATTTCTTGGCGGACGAGCAACCCGACAAGCGGCAGGCCCTCGTCGATCGGCTGCTCGCGTCGTCGCGGTATTCAACCCACATGGCGACGACGTGGCGGAATCGCATTTTGCCGAGCGGCGCCGATCCCTCGCGGGCGCGTGATGCGGCGGCGCTGCAAAAGTGGCTGCGGACGAGGTTCGCCCGCAACTTGCGGTACGACAATTTGGTCGGCAGCTTGCTGCTCACCAACGGCGGCGACGAAATTGGTCCGGCCCTGTACTACCAATCGCACGGCGTGGCGCCGGAGAAGGTGGCTGCCAGCGCGGCGGAGCTGTTTCTCGGCGTGAAGTTGCAGTGCGCCCAGTGCCACGACCATCCCTTCGCCGATTGGTCGCAGCGGGAGTTCTGGGGGCTGGCCGCGTTCTTCGCGCGGACCGAGTCGCCGGGCGCCGGCATGGGGATGCAAACGTCGTACAAGCTGGTCGACGTTCCGCGCGGCGAGGTGAAGATTCCCGAGTCGGAGGAAGTGGTGCCGCCGAAGTATCCGCGCGGAGAAGAGCTCTCGACCGACGACGGCACGACTCGCCGCTCGCAGTTGGTGCTGTGGCTCACCTCGCGCGACAACCGCTACTTCTCGCGGGCGGCGGTGAATTGGGCGTGGTCGCACCTGTTTGGCGAGGGGCTCGTCGATTCGCTCGACGATTTTGACGACGCGAAGGAACTTGCGGCAAACGAGCAGTTGCTTGTTGAGCTAGCGGACTATTTCGTGGAGTCGAAGTTTAACCTGCAGCAGCTGTGGCGGACGCTTGCCACGACTGAGGCGTATCAGCGTTCGAGCGGCTACGAAGGCGACAAACCGCCGGCGCGGGAGTTGTTTGCGGTGATGTTGCCAAAGCCGCTGACGCCGGAGCAGTTGTACGACAGCTTCATGCGGTTGGCGCCGTCGCCGGAGCAGCGTTATGCCGCCGGGCGGACGCCGAACGAAATGGCGGCGATGCTCGACGAAGATCCGAATCGCGTCGAGTTCGTCCGCCGGATGCGACCGCCGCCGGGCGAACCGACAGAATACCAGGCCGGCACGCTGCAGGCGCTGATGCTGATGAACGGGCAGACGACCTCGCGGGTGACGGGGCCGCAGGAAAGCCGCTTGCTCGGCGCCATCAATGCGCCGTTCCTCAGCGATGCGGAGCGAATCGATGCGTTGTTCCTGTCGACACTCTCACGCTTGCCGAACGAGGAAGAGCGAACGCTGTTCGTGGAAACGCTCAGCGAGACGACGAGCGACGAGGAGCGCCAGCAAGCGCTGAGCGATAGTTTTTGGGCGCTGCTGAACAGCACCGAGTTCGCGTTTAATCATTAA